The proteins below are encoded in one region of Sphingobium yanoikuyae:
- a CDS encoding 3-keto-disaccharide hydrolase, which translates to MDRHNGNKEKKRMLGAGSTRPLRQIAALFGIGLLSGAAAPATKWEPIFDGKDLSGWVPKITGHALGEDPRHTFIVKDGAIHVSYDEYEAFNGEFGHLFWHTQLKSFRIRFEYRFTGQSIAGIKPWQATNSGLMLLAQAPETMRKDQAFPVSLEMQLLGVPRPSEEPSGNLCTPGTTVVVDGNRDLPHCIASTSPLIPIGRWTEAEVEVLPSGQITHFIDGKPVLRYSGAQLDPEDDDARPLIATAGGTLHLGRGYVALQSEGHPVEFRKIMLQRLE; encoded by the coding sequence GTGGATCGGCACAACGGCAACAAGGAGAAGAAGCGCATGCTCGGAGCAGGATCGACCAGGCCATTGCGACAAATCGCTGCGCTCTTTGGTATAGGCCTGTTGTCTGGGGCGGCGGCCCCTGCCACCAAATGGGAGCCCATATTCGACGGGAAGGATTTGTCCGGCTGGGTTCCGAAAATCACGGGCCATGCCCTGGGCGAGGATCCTCGACACACTTTCATCGTAAAAGATGGCGCTATCCACGTCTCCTACGACGAATATGAGGCCTTCAACGGAGAGTTCGGCCACCTGTTCTGGCACACGCAACTCAAGTCATTTCGGATTCGTTTTGAATATCGTTTCACTGGTCAGTCCATCGCGGGTATCAAGCCGTGGCAGGCCACCAACTCCGGGCTTATGCTTCTTGCTCAAGCGCCAGAAACGATGCGAAAGGATCAGGCGTTTCCGGTGAGCCTGGAAATGCAGTTGCTTGGCGTCCCTCGCCCGTCGGAGGAACCCAGCGGCAATCTGTGTACACCGGGAACGACCGTCGTCGTCGATGGCAATCGCGACCTGCCGCATTGCATCGCCTCCACCTCGCCTCTTATTCCCATCGGCCGCTGGACCGAGGCGGAAGTCGAAGTCCTTCCCTCTGGTCAGATTACGCATTTCATCGATGGGAAGCCAGTATTGCGTTATTCCGGGGCGCAACTGGATCCCGAAGATGATGACGCTCGCCCCTTGATTGCGACTGCGGGTGGCACGCTTCATCTCGGCAGAGGCTATGTCGCCTTGCAGAGTGAAGGGCATCCCGTCGAATTCCGGAAGATAATGTTGCAGCGTCTCGAATAG